TGATATGGCTGATTTAGCGGCTTGCTCTGAGCTTGCATCAATCAGATCGGCTATCGCTTCAGCTTGTGCTAAATCCAATTTATCATTTAAAAAAGCACGCTCTGAAAATTCACCCGGACGAGCTATACGCACGTGAGGGATCATTAAAATACGCTTTAATAGTAAATCTAAAATAACTGGACCACCATGACCTTGCAGTTCTAAAACATCCTCACCAGTAAACGAATGTGGATTAGGGAAATATAATGCAATTCCCTGATCAATAACTTGGTTGCTCTCATCCATAAAAGGTAAATATTGCGCATAGCGAGCCTGCGGAACTTGTCCTAATACTGCATACGCAACAGTTTTGGCTTGCTCGCCTGATATACGTAAAATTCCAACCCCGCCTCTGCCTGGAGGGGTAGCCACTGCCACTATTGTATCTAAACTCATATTATCTATTCATATCGTTATGGTATTAATCGCTAATAATATCATGGCTATAAAAATCAGTTATACTAAATTTTATAATATTAAAATTATGTTTTATCTATGTGGAAACGAGCAATTTTATGCCATAATCAGTCGCTACCATATTTTGCAGCATAATTTGCAAAGGTTTTAGTAAAAAATATTCATTAGTTGGTTTCCCCCTTTTAATTGAATAACTAGTTAGACAATAAAAAGATAAGTTAAATAAGGTATTTTGATGAGTAAATCTGAAATAGCAGCTGAATATCAGCTAAATGCTCGTCGATTAAATAAGAAAGATTTTAAGACATTAGCTCTTTCTTCGTTAGGCGGCACTCTTGAGTTTTATGATTTTGTTATTTACGCGCTATACGTCGACTTGATTGTCGCACCCCTTTTTTTCCCTGATTCGTTAAGCGAATTTACTAAAGAGCTATTTGCTTGGGGAATATTTGCAGCAGGATATTTAATTCGCCCTGTCGGCGGTATTATCATGGCGCACTTTGGTGACAAAGTTGGCCGTAAGCAAATGTTTACCTTAAGCGTCGCGTTAATGGCGCTACCCACCTTTATTATTGGCCTTTTACCCACTTACCAATCAATTGGCATGCTAGCACCAATTTTATTATTATTAATGAGAATGCTGCAAGGCGCTGCAATTGGTGGTGAAATGCCTGGCGCTTGGGTATTTATTGCTGAGCACACGCCGAAACAACGTTATGGCTTTGGTGTCGGTACGCTAACCTCTGGTATTACTGGTGGTATTTTACTTGGTTTTTTAATAACGATTGTCATTGATATGTTTTTTAGCAAAACAGAAGTGCTTGATTATGCTTGGCGTATTCCATTTATTATTGGTGGAGTATTTGGTTTAATCTCAGTCTATTTACGTAAATTTTTATCTGAGACGCCTATATTTAAAGAGCTATCCGCACGTAAAGCGCTCGAAAAAAGTATTCCTGTCATATCGGTTATCAAACGCCACAAAATGTCATGTTTATTAGTTGCCTTGGTGACTTGGTCATTATCAACTACAATTATGGTTGGAGTCTTAATTACGCCAGGTAAAATTCTTGGTGGAATGTATCATATCGCGCCTATTGATTGCCGTATTGCTGGTTGCATCGTCGCGTTAATGTTAACAGTTGGCTGTATTTTATTTGGCTGGCTAGAAGATAAAATTGGTACCCGATTAAATATGCTTATTGCGTGGGGTGGCCTTGCTATTACTAGTTTGTATTTTTATGCCTCTTTACATGTAAATATTGATCTTTCTACACTTTATTTCAACTATGGTTTATTTGGCTTATTCACTGGTGCGATAGCCACTACGCCGATTGTGGGAACAAGAGCCTTTCCTCCCGCTATCCGTTACTCTGGCCTCTCGTTTTCGTATAACTTAGCTTATGCACTATTTAGTGCGATTACACCAACCTTAACCTTATATTTGCTAAATTCTGATCATATTTTAGGTCAATATTTTTATATGGGAGCCGGTATTTATATTGCGTTTGTAGCAATTTTAGCCGCCTTAGTCGGTTTTTGGCCGCTGGCTAGGTTAGGTTGGCAATCGCCCAAATAACGCAATTTTAGACAATACTCGCGTGCATTAATTTCGCTCTAGCATTAATGCACGATTTTTATCGTAATCCAATTTTGTCTTAACTTGGCTTTGCGCTAACGTTTGGTTGTAAGATCGTGTTATGGCAAATCTAAATATGGCTTTTTGCCGATTTAGCCTTAACGTCCATTGCGGATAATTCTTGCAATATTCCACATGATTCGTCGGAAGGATGGCAGTGCTGTTGCAAACTAACTAATTGTTTGCGTAATGATGTTAATTCCTCAATGCGTTGATCAATATGCTGTAAATGGCTTGCTAACAGAGAATGGGCACTTTGATGCT
The genomic region above belongs to Orbaceae bacterium lpD02 and contains:
- a CDS encoding MFS transporter, which codes for MSKSEIAAEYQLNARRLNKKDFKTLALSSLGGTLEFYDFVIYALYVDLIVAPLFFPDSLSEFTKELFAWGIFAAGYLIRPVGGIIMAHFGDKVGRKQMFTLSVALMALPTFIIGLLPTYQSIGMLAPILLLLMRMLQGAAIGGEMPGAWVFIAEHTPKQRYGFGVGTLTSGITGGILLGFLITIVIDMFFSKTEVLDYAWRIPFIIGGVFGLISVYLRKFLSETPIFKELSARKALEKSIPVISVIKRHKMSCLLVALVTWSLSTTIMVGVLITPGKILGGMYHIAPIDCRIAGCIVALMLTVGCILFGWLEDKIGTRLNMLIAWGGLAITSLYFYASLHVNIDLSTLYFNYGLFGLFTGAIATTPIVGTRAFPPAIRYSGLSFSYNLAYALFSAITPTLTLYLLNSDHILGQYFYMGAGIYIAFVAILAALVGFWPLARLGWQSPK